A genome region from Hevea brasiliensis isolate MT/VB/25A 57/8 chromosome 9, ASM3005281v1, whole genome shotgun sequence includes the following:
- the LOC110650981 gene encoding histone-lysine N-methyltransferase ATXR6, giving the protein MKTMARRSASRETKITRQKDPLCLHLHWSYLKLTLTLRFPLHLHTNPMSSSAKTKTTTVMALRRRTQAPNPLSRSLYADHATEYDDVCCMECGSGHSPAELLLCDKCDRGYHLFCLRPILVSVPKGSWFCPSCSDCKKPKSFPLVQTKIIDFFRIQRSPESTGKLSHDSLKKRKRSSSLVMSKKKRKLLPFNPSEDPERRLEQMRSLATALTASGTEFSNELTYQPGMAPRSANRPDLEKGGMQVLTKEDIETLNLCKSMMDRGECPPLMVVFDPQEGFTVAADKFIKDLTIITEYVGDVDYLKSRENDDGDSMMTLLCAANPAQSLVICPDKHGNIARFINGINNHSPDGKKKQNLKCVRFNVNGGCRVLLIANRDIKKGERLYYDYNGYEHEYPTEHFV; this is encoded by the exons ATGAAAACAATGGCGCGAAGGAGCGCTTCCCGCGAAACCAAAATAACGCGCCAAAAGGATCCTCTTTGCCTCCATCTCCATTGGTCGTACTTAAAACTAACGCTTACCCTTCGCTTCCCTCTTCATCTGCACACCAATCCAATGTCTTCTTCAGCAAAAACCAAAACCACAACGGTAATGGCACTTAGGCGCAGAACTCAAGCTCCAAACCCTCTCTCTCGCTCTCTATATGCAGATCATGCCACCGAATACGACGACGTTTGCTGCATGGAATGTGGTTCCGGCCATTCTCCGGCTGAACTGCTTCTTTGTGACAAATGTGACAGAGGGTATCATCTCTTTTGCTTAAGACCCATACTCGTTTCCGTGCCCAAAGGGTCTTGGTTTTGTCCTTCTTGCTCCGACTGCAAAAAACCCAAGT CCTTCCCTCTCGTTCAAACCAAAATCATTGATTTCTTTCGCATTCAAAGGTCCCCAGAATCGACTGGGAAGCTAAGTCATG ATAGCCTGAAGAAAAGAAAGCGGTCTAGCAGCTTAGTCATgtcgaaaaagaaaagaaagttatTGCCTTTCAATCCAAGTGAAGATCCTGAAAGGAGATTAGAGCAAATGAGATCACTTGCAACAGCATTGACAGCTTCAGGAACAGAATTTAGCAATGAACTCACTTATCAGCCGGGCATGGCACCCAGGTCTGCCAATCGTCCAGATCTTGAGAAGGGGGGAATGCAG GTCTTGACAAAAGAAGACATTGAAACCTTAAATTTGTGCAAAAGCATGATGGATAGAGGAGAGTGTCCACCGCTCATGGTAGTTTTTGATCCACAGGAAGG GTTCACTGTAGCGGCAGATAAGTTTATTAAAGATTTAACAATCATCACAGAGTATGTTGGAGATGTTGATTACTTGAAAAGCCGGGAAAATGATGATGGGGATAGCATGATGACATTGCTTTGTGCTGCTAATCCTGCACAAAGCCTTGTCATATGTCCAGATAAACATGGAAACATAGCTCGCTTTATCAATGGAATCAACAATCATTCACC GGATGGAAAAAAGAAACAGAACCTTAAATGTGTGAGATTCAATGTTAATGGAGGTTGTCGAGTTTTGTTGATTGCAAATAGAGATATAAAGAAGGGAGAGCGATTATATTATGACTACAACGGATATGAGCATGAATACCCAACGGAGCACTTTGTTTGA